A stretch of Oryza brachyantha chromosome 4, ObraRS2, whole genome shotgun sequence DNA encodes these proteins:
- the LOC102701810 gene encoding prolyl 4-hydroxylase 1: MGMARSRAQRLLPLLTFVTLGMILGSLLQLAFFRRLDDHSHVNHLENDPEAALLRLGLVKPEVISWTPRIIVFHNFLSSEECDYLRAIARPRLQISTVVDVATGKGVKSNVRTSSGMFVNSEERKFPVIQAIEKRISVYSQIPEENGELIQVLRYEPSQYYRPHHDYFSDTFNIKRGGQRVATMLMYLTDGVEGGETHFPQAGDGECSCGGKMVKGLCVKPNKGDAVLFWSMGLNGETDPNSIHSGCPVLEGEKWSATKWMRQKDFV; encoded by the exons ATGGGGATGGCGCGGTCGCGGGCGCAGCGGTTGCTGCCGCTGCTCACCTTCGTCACCCTCGGCATGATACTAG GCTCTTTGCTTCAGTTAGCATTTTTCCGCCGGCTAGATGATCACTCCC ATGTGAACCATTTGGAAAATGATCCAGAGGCAGCTCTTCTTCGTCTAGGATTG GTGAAGCCTGAAGTCATCAGCTGGACACCTCGGATAATTGTCTTCCATAACTTTCTTAGCTCTGAG GAGTGTGATTATCTCAGAGCAATTGCTAGACCAAGACTACAGATTTCCACTGTGGTGGATGTTGCAACAGGAAAG GGTGTTAAAAGTAATGTACGTACAAGTTCTGGTATGTTTGTCAATTCTGAAGAAAGAAAGTTTCCGGTCATTCAG GCTATAGAGAAGAGGATTTCTGTATACTCTCAGATACCTGAAGAAAATGGGGAACTCATCCAAGTATTGCG GTATGAACCAAGTCAGTATTACAGGCCACATCATGATTACTTTTCGGACACT TTTAACATCAAACGTGGGGGCCAGCGAGTTGCAACAATGTTGATGTATTTGACTGATGGTGTTGAAGGGGGTGAAACCCATTTTCCTCAG GCAGGAGATGGTGAATGTAGCTGTGGCGGGAAGATGGTCAAAGGACTGTGTGTCAAGCCAAACAAAGGAGATGCCGTGCTATTTTGGAGCATG GGGCTCAATGGTGAGACAGACCCAAACAGCATTCACAGTGGGTGCCCTGTTCTGGAAGGGGAGAAATGGTCAGCTACGAAATGGATGAGGCAAAAAGATTTTGTTTGA